The segment AGCGCATCACTGCGGATAATCGCAGGAATGGGAAATATTGCCTCGAAACCCAGGTCTAATCTTTTGCGTTGCGCCTGGCCGCCAACAATCGCATTAACTTCTTCGAGCATTTGCATCACATCAACGTTTTCTTCCGAGATATCCAGTTCGCCCGCTTCTATCTTGGAGAAATCCAGAATATCGTTGAGTAGATTTAGCAGATGTTTTCCACTATTGCGTATCACTTCCAGCGAAGACGCCATTTGCTCCACGCTATGCTCGTCGTCCAAGGCCATTTCGGCAAAGCCGATAATCGCCGTCAGCGGTGTTCGAATTTCGTGGCTGGTATTGGCAAGAAACGCACTTTTAGCGATGTTAGCCAGTTCGGCACTTTCTTTTGCCTCACGTAGCTCTTCTGCATCCAGATGTCGCTCCATCATGATGCTGACCCAATTCGCAATCAATCTGACGAGTTCTTTGTCTTCTTCCGTAAACGGTTTTTCCAGTGGCTTTCGGTTAGAGAAATTCACCGTACCAAACTTTTTACCGTGTACATTGATGCTGCAACCGATATATACCTTCATACCAAGAAATTCCACCGCCGGGTGGTCGCGAAATTCCGAGTTGTCGACATCGTGAAAACAAATGGTATCAGGAGAGGCGAAGGTAACATTGCAAAACGTCTTGTCCAGCGGGAGCACGACACCACGGCGTGCGGGGAGATCACTCATGACGATGGTATTGAGAAATTCCGAGCGATTGTTTTGTGGATCCTGGCGCCCCAGTTTGCCGACCTCGGTGCCGAACAGCTTACACCCCAGACGCAACACCTCATCAATCTGTTGATCAAACGTCAGGTCAGGGCGGGCAATAATTTCATGCACCGCACGTATTCGTCGCCCCTGTTCCGCCAAAGCCTCATAGCTTTGAGTGGCCCCTTTATTGTTGGTACCCATGATTCAACGCATTACCAGAATTATTAGACTCGTTAGAAAAGCACGCGTATAAGGCGCACAATTTTCCCCACTATATGCTTCTGTAGCGGAAAGTCCTTCGAAACGCTTAATGATTTTTGTGTGGATTTGTGGAAAATTCCATGA is part of the Gammaproteobacteria bacterium genome and harbors:
- a CDS encoding ATP-binding protein, producing MGTNNKGATQSYEALAEQGRRIRAVHEIIARPDLTFDQQIDEVLRLGCKLFGTEVGKLGRQDPQNNRSEFLNTIVMSDLPARRGVVLPLDKTFCNVTFASPDTICFHDVDNSEFRDHPAVEFLGMKVYIGCSINVHGKKFGTVNFSNRKPLEKPFTEEDKELVRLIANWVSIMMERHLDAEELREAKESAELANIAKSAFLANTSHEIRTPLTAIIGFAEMALDDEHSVEQMASSLEVIRNSGKHLLNLLNDILDFSKIEAGELDISEENVDVMQMLEEVNAIVGGQAQRKRLDLGFEAIFPIPAIIRSDALRLKQILINVINNAIKFTDEGGIKVLAKYDRDKKQFDIAVSDTGIGLTQEQQGRIFQPFKQADSSTTRKYGGTGLGLSLSRRIAHLLNGDLTVESTPGKGSTFTLSLGLGEIPEIDMLQSKNSKGEANKNKTDAAQLPQLKGKVLLVDDIDLNQALIQRYLEKMGLSVTIAANGAEAVEIASKSNFDLILMDMQMPVLSGVDAVKQLRGRGYEHPIVMLTANATLEDRTQCEEAGSDGFLTKPIVKGELYQVSAHFVPRA